A portion of the Gossypium arboreum isolate Shixiya-1 chromosome 8, ASM2569848v2, whole genome shotgun sequence genome contains these proteins:
- the LOC108469136 gene encoding NAC domain-containing protein 7-like isoform X1 yields the protein MMCFTISFTPSSRFAFWLKWLQFDLDDIFLFPLFDRSWNNMNSFSHVPPGFRFHPTDEELVDYYLRKKVASKIDLDVIKDVDLYKIEPWDLQELCRIGTEDQNEWYFFSHKDKKYPTGTRTNRATKVGFWKATGRDKPIYSRQSLIGMRKTLVFYKGRAPNGQKSDWIMHEYRLETIENGTPQEEGWVVCRVFKKRMTTVRKMGEYESSCWYDGQVSFMQELDSPRRIPQPYASYYHRYPCKPEPKLQYNSPHDPTFQLPQLENPNVQQYSAASLSCNSVVPDGNYDGKTGSTLQSSTLTQEEHMHPTHQQSLKSFYDSTTEQAVDQVTDWRVLDKFVASQLSHEEASKENNYCNADTSFYVAEQMNLASNESKRPEIAHQEYASTSTSSCQIDLWK from the exons ATGATGTGTTTCACTATTTCATTCACCCCTTCTTCAAGATTTGCCTTTTGGCTCAAGTGGCTTCAGTTCGATCTCGATGATATTTTTTTGTTTCCCTT GTTTGATCGGTCTTGGAACAACATGAATAGCTTTTCACACGTTCCCCCAGGATTTAGGTTCCATCCTACAGATGAAGAACTCGTTGATTACTACCTTAGAAAAAAGGTTGCTTCGAAGATAGATTTAGATGTCATCAAAGATGTTGATCTTTATAAAATCGAACCATGGGACCTGCAAG AATTGTGCAGAATAGGAACTGAAGACCAGAATGAATGGTACTTCTTTAGCCACAAGGATAAGAAGTATCCAACAGGCACTCGCACTAATAGAGCAACAAAAGTAGGGTTCTGGAAAGCTACTGGAAGAGACAAACCTATTTACTCCAGGCAGAGCCTTATTGGCATGAGGAAAACCCTAGTTTTTTACAAAGGAAGAGCACCCAATGGACAAAAATCCGATTGGATCATGCATGAGTATCGACTAGAAACAATTGAAAATGGAACTCCTCAG GAAGAAGGATGGGTGGTTTGTAGAGTGTTCAAGAAGCGAATGACAACGGTGCGAAAAATGGGTGAATACGAATCTTCATGTTGGTACGATGGCCAGGTATCATTCATGCAGGAACTCGACTCCCCAAGGCGAATTCCTCAGCCTTATGCATCATATTATCACCGTTATCCCTGCAAGCCTGAGCCTAAGTTGCAATATAATTCCCCTCATGACCCTACCTTTCAGCTCCCTCAGCTGGAAAATCCCAATGTTCAACAATATTCTGCTGCAAGTTTAAGCTGCAACTCAGTTGTTCCTGACGGTAACTACGATGGGAAAACGGGAAGCACTTTGCAGTCCTCAACCCTCACACAAGAAGAGCACATGCACCCAACGCATCAGCAAAGTCTCAAGTCTTTCTATGACAGCACTACTGAACAAGCAGTGGATCAAGTGACAGATTGGCGAGTTCTTGACAAGTTTGTTGCCTCTCAGCTCAGCCATGAGGAAGCTTCAAAGGAAAACAACTACTGCAATGCAGACACCAGCTTTTATGTGGCTGAACAAATGAATTTAGCGTCCAATGAATCCAAAAGGCCAGAAATTGCTCATCAGGAATATGCCTCCACATCCACTTCGAGTTGTCAAATTGATCTGTGGAAGTGA
- the LOC108469136 gene encoding NAC domain-containing protein 7-like isoform X2 — MNSFSHVPPGFRFHPTDEELVDYYLRKKVASKIDLDVIKDVDLYKIEPWDLQELCRIGTEDQNEWYFFSHKDKKYPTGTRTNRATKVGFWKATGRDKPIYSRQSLIGMRKTLVFYKGRAPNGQKSDWIMHEYRLETIENGTPQEEGWVVCRVFKKRMTTVRKMGEYESSCWYDGQVSFMQELDSPRRIPQPYASYYHRYPCKPEPKLQYNSPHDPTFQLPQLENPNVQQYSAASLSCNSVVPDGNYDGKTGSTLQSSTLTQEEHMHPTHQQSLKSFYDSTTEQAVDQVTDWRVLDKFVASQLSHEEASKENNYCNADTSFYVAEQMNLASNESKRPEIAHQEYASTSTSSCQIDLWK; from the exons ATGAATAGCTTTTCACACGTTCCCCCAGGATTTAGGTTCCATCCTACAGATGAAGAACTCGTTGATTACTACCTTAGAAAAAAGGTTGCTTCGAAGATAGATTTAGATGTCATCAAAGATGTTGATCTTTATAAAATCGAACCATGGGACCTGCAAG AATTGTGCAGAATAGGAACTGAAGACCAGAATGAATGGTACTTCTTTAGCCACAAGGATAAGAAGTATCCAACAGGCACTCGCACTAATAGAGCAACAAAAGTAGGGTTCTGGAAAGCTACTGGAAGAGACAAACCTATTTACTCCAGGCAGAGCCTTATTGGCATGAGGAAAACCCTAGTTTTTTACAAAGGAAGAGCACCCAATGGACAAAAATCCGATTGGATCATGCATGAGTATCGACTAGAAACAATTGAAAATGGAACTCCTCAG GAAGAAGGATGGGTGGTTTGTAGAGTGTTCAAGAAGCGAATGACAACGGTGCGAAAAATGGGTGAATACGAATCTTCATGTTGGTACGATGGCCAGGTATCATTCATGCAGGAACTCGACTCCCCAAGGCGAATTCCTCAGCCTTATGCATCATATTATCACCGTTATCCCTGCAAGCCTGAGCCTAAGTTGCAATATAATTCCCCTCATGACCCTACCTTTCAGCTCCCTCAGCTGGAAAATCCCAATGTTCAACAATATTCTGCTGCAAGTTTAAGCTGCAACTCAGTTGTTCCTGACGGTAACTACGATGGGAAAACGGGAAGCACTTTGCAGTCCTCAACCCTCACACAAGAAGAGCACATGCACCCAACGCATCAGCAAAGTCTCAAGTCTTTCTATGACAGCACTACTGAACAAGCAGTGGATCAAGTGACAGATTGGCGAGTTCTTGACAAGTTTGTTGCCTCTCAGCTCAGCCATGAGGAAGCTTCAAAGGAAAACAACTACTGCAATGCAGACACCAGCTTTTATGTGGCTGAACAAATGAATTTAGCGTCCAATGAATCCAAAAGGCCAGAAATTGCTCATCAGGAATATGCCTCCACATCCACTTCGAGTTGTCAAATTGATCTGTGGAAGTGA